A stretch of the Flavobacterium sp. 5 genome encodes the following:
- a CDS encoding DUF3945 domain-containing protein: MSEQTLDKPQSPEQLSEILLVLDKEKKKIQAVKGIDENGKLETVDPTKKNQNQFMRVDKQGDFFSNFFSNFFSQLKNPTNFSFFKVPVPLAINMAKEMQKQLDHPTFEGEQLMKQHEVKSELDKNNKQENKNSMETKQTTSETSEYRYKPEQIDWETMNNLGLNKEKLEKMNLLDPLLRGFKTNELVPVSLNLGTAVTRMDARLSLQQNDEGAVVVAIHGIRKEPNLNFPFFGHEFTKEDKDNLLQAGNMGRVVNLTNPKTNESIPSIVSVDRLTNELVALRTDKIKIPDEIKGVKLDDVQKQILMEGKPLYIEGMTSKKGTAFDATVQFNADKHFVEFLFDRGNSNKQMQGNQQAQSQEVPKTFRDKELDKEQYQKFKDGQTVYVSGLVDKKGKEYNGYITFNKETNKTDFSFQNPNKVKEQAKPTEAYKTQTAVNSEGKTNEATKNIKEPLKSGQKNPDSKEQQEQQEAAQAPAKSKGRKM, translated from the coding sequence ATGAGCGAACAAACTTTAGATAAACCGCAATCTCCCGAACAATTATCCGAGATATTACTGGTGCTGGATAAAGAGAAAAAGAAAATTCAGGCTGTAAAGGGAATCGATGAAAATGGCAAGCTGGAAACCGTTGACCCTACAAAGAAGAACCAGAACCAGTTTATGCGGGTTGATAAGCAGGGTGATTTCTTTTCCAACTTCTTCTCTAATTTCTTCAGCCAGTTGAAGAACCCTACCAATTTCTCGTTCTTCAAAGTCCCTGTACCATTGGCTATTAATATGGCAAAAGAAATGCAAAAACAGTTAGATCATCCAACATTTGAAGGAGAACAACTAATGAAGCAACACGAAGTAAAATCGGAACTAGATAAAAATAATAAACAAGAAAATAAAAATAGTATGGAAACAAAACAGACAACATCGGAAACAAGCGAGTACCGCTATAAACCGGAACAGATTGATTGGGAAACAATGAACAATCTCGGACTGAACAAAGAAAAACTTGAAAAGATGAACCTCCTTGATCCTTTACTGAGAGGTTTTAAAACCAATGAGCTAGTGCCTGTAAGCCTTAATCTCGGCACAGCTGTTACCCGTATGGATGCACGGCTGTCTCTGCAACAAAATGATGAAGGGGCGGTTGTGGTTGCCATTCATGGTATCCGCAAAGAACCTAACCTGAATTTTCCTTTTTTCGGTCACGAGTTCACTAAGGAAGATAAAGACAACCTGCTTCAGGCAGGCAATATGGGTCGTGTAGTCAATCTGACCAATCCAAAAACGAATGAGAGCATTCCATCCATTGTCAGCGTGGACAGGCTTACCAATGAGCTTGTTGCACTGCGAACAGACAAAATCAAAATCCCTGATGAGATCAAAGGCGTGAAACTAGATGATGTACAAAAGCAAATCCTAATGGAAGGCAAACCACTTTATATAGAAGGAATGACTTCCAAAAAAGGAACTGCGTTTGATGCAACCGTACAATTCAATGCTGATAAACATTTTGTAGAGTTCCTGTTTGACAGGGGTAACTCCAATAAGCAGATGCAAGGTAATCAGCAAGCCCAATCGCAGGAAGTTCCGAAAACCTTTAGGGACAAAGAGCTGGATAAGGAGCAATATCAGAAATTCAAAGACGGACAAACTGTTTATGTCAGCGGATTGGTAGATAAGAAAGGTAAGGAATATAATGGTTACATCACCTTTAACAAGGAAACCAATAAAACAGATTTCTCTTTTCAAAATCCGAATAAGGTTAAAGAGCAGGCGAAGCCCACCGAAGCATACAAAACACAGACAGCTGTTAATTCAGAAGGTAAAACCAATGAAGCAACCAAGAATATCAAAGAGCCTTTGAAATCAGGCCAAAAAAATCCCGACAGTAAGGAACAGCAGGAACAACAAGAAGCAGCTCAAGCACCTGCCAAATCCAAAGGGCGTAAAATGTAA